Proteins from a genomic interval of Ferrovibrio terrae:
- a CDS encoding TetR/AcrR family transcriptional regulator → MNPRKRVLPLPKTGRGEQTRRKILDAAQREIGRRGFAEASIATITAEAGVAQGTFYIYFRSKEDVMRELVLHMGRMLRHHLTEATTGAKDRIEAERLGLRAFLDFVRRNPDLYKLVEESQFVDEKVYRQYYTDFAKSYRIALAAAEKRGEITPGKGDHATEVRAWMLMGISVFLGQRYGLWDPKAPLDPIVDVASAMVAGGLAAKAAR, encoded by the coding sequence ATGAACCCGAGGAAACGCGTCCTGCCCCTGCCCAAGACTGGCCGGGGCGAGCAGACCCGCCGCAAGATTCTCGATGCCGCGCAGCGCGAGATCGGCCGGCGCGGCTTTGCCGAGGCTTCCATCGCCACGATCACGGCCGAAGCCGGCGTGGCGCAAGGCACCTTCTATATCTACTTCCGCAGCAAGGAAGACGTGATGCGCGAGCTGGTCCTGCATATGGGCCGCATGCTGCGCCACCATCTGACCGAAGCGACAACGGGCGCCAAGGACCGTATCGAAGCCGAACGGCTGGGTCTGCGCGCCTTCCTCGATTTCGTGCGGCGCAACCCCGACCTCTACAAGCTGGTGGAAGAATCGCAGTTCGTGGATGAGAAAGTCTATCGCCAATATTATACCGACTTCGCCAAGTCTTATCGTATCGCGCTGGCAGCCGCCGAGAAGCGCGGTGAGATCACGCCGGGCAAAGGCGATCACGCCACCGAAGTGCGCGCCTGGATGCTGATGGGCATCTCGGTCTTCCTCGGTCAGCGCTATGGCCTGTGGGATCCCAAGGCACCGCTCGATCCCATTGTGGATGTGGCATCCGCCATGGTCGCTGGCGGCCTTGCCGCTAAAGCCGCACGCTGA
- a CDS encoding substrate-binding domain-containing protein: protein MSRMSHAIRFVSVAMPASQGRDYMQRVMKTAGLAAVLSAGLALSAQAADLKIALITSKTGPLEAYAKQTETGFMMGLEYMTKGTMTWQGRKIVVITKDDQFKPDLAKSMLEQAYADDNVDLAVGTTGSGGALAMLPVAEEHKKILIVEPAVADAITGEKWNRYIFRTGRNSSQDAIAGAAAFPASGEVSVATLAQDYAFGRDGVKAMKDALAQIRPNVKIVFEEYAPQQTTDFTASAQRMFDALKDKPGKRVIAVIWAGPHPLPKIADLKPERFNIEIAPGGNILPVMKGYKPYPGMEGAVYYYHDFPKNPINDWFVAEHKKRNNGNPPDFFTAGGFAAASAALTAVQKAGGTNTEKLITAMEGMVFDTPKGTMLFRKEDHQALQQMYHFKVKKDGKDDNDLLELVQTIQESGMPLPIRNKR from the coding sequence ATGTCGCGCATGTCGCATGCCATTCGTTTCGTCTCCGTCGCCATGCCCGCATCGCAAGGGAGAGACTACATGCAGCGCGTGATGAAGACGGCAGGCCTCGCCGCCGTACTGAGCGCCGGTCTGGCGCTGTCGGCGCAGGCCGCCGACCTGAAGATCGCTTTGATCACCAGCAAGACCGGTCCGCTTGAGGCCTATGCCAAGCAGACCGAAACCGGTTTCATGATGGGCCTTGAGTATATGACCAAGGGCACCATGACCTGGCAGGGCCGCAAGATCGTGGTCATCACCAAGGACGACCAGTTCAAGCCCGACCTCGCCAAGTCGATGCTGGAACAGGCCTATGCCGACGACAACGTCGACCTGGCCGTGGGCACGACCGGTTCGGGCGGCGCGCTCGCCATGCTGCCGGTTGCCGAAGAGCACAAGAAAATCCTGATCGTCGAGCCCGCCGTGGCCGATGCGATCACCGGTGAGAAGTGGAACCGCTATATTTTCCGTACCGGCCGCAACTCGTCGCAAGACGCGATTGCCGGCGCTGCCGCCTTCCCGGCGAGCGGCGAGGTCAGCGTCGCCACGCTGGCGCAGGACTATGCCTTCGGTCGTGATGGCGTGAAGGCGATGAAGGATGCGCTCGCGCAGATCCGTCCGAACGTCAAGATCGTGTTCGAAGAGTATGCCCCGCAGCAGACCACTGACTTCACGGCGTCTGCCCAGCGCATGTTCGACGCGCTGAAGGACAAGCCGGGCAAGCGCGTGATCGCTGTGATCTGGGCCGGCCCGCATCCGCTGCCCAAGATCGCCGACCTGAAGCCGGAACGCTTCAACATCGAGATCGCGCCGGGCGGCAACATCCTGCCGGTGATGAAGGGCTACAAGCCCTATCCGGGCATGGAAGGCGCCGTCTATTACTACCATGACTTCCCGAAGAACCCGATCAACGACTGGTTCGTTGCCGAGCACAAGAAGCGCAACAACGGCAATCCGCCGGACTTCTTCACCGCTGGTGGTTTCGCTGCCGCCTCGGCCGCGCTGACCGCCGTGCAGAAGGCGGGTGGCACCAATACCGAGAAGCTGATCACTGCCATGGAAGGCATGGTCTTCGATACGCCGAAGGGCACCATGCTGTTCCGCAAGGAAGACCATCAGGCCCTGCAGCAGATGTACCACTTCAAGGTCAAGAAGGACGGCAAGGACGACAACGATCTTCTGGAACTGGTGCAGACCATCCAGGAATCGGGCATGCCGCTGCCGATCCGCAACAAGCGCTAA